The sequence CAAGGTGACGTGGGGGGGGAGGTGCTTGTGGACGTGGGCTCCGGCCCAACCCTCTACCAGGTCATGAGTGGCTGTGAGGTGTTTGGCCGCGTGGTGCTGACAGACTTCCTGGAGGTAAACCGGCGTGAGCTCCAGCGCTGGCTGAAGGATGGCACCAGCAGCCTGGACTGGACGCCCTACCTGGAGTACGTCTGCAAGCTGGAGGGCCGGAGGTGAGACAAGGGGAGGTGAGACAGGGGGAGGCTCACCAAAGACACATTCTAACTCCACCACTCCATTCATGCACCTGGGGAAACAGAATGTGTTGGCAGGTCTCTTCCCTCAGACTCAGTAGACAGGGTTACAGGTGTTTGGGTTGGGAACGGTGGCACTgattcccccccttctctctttttccactgtTATGTTCCCTGTAATGTTTTAACTAGATGCAaccattcacatgcacacacagagagcaacacGGACACACTTGTAGCTTGTTCTACCACTTCAGCTAGTCTAGTGGTCACCATAAACGAAGCACATTCAGCTTCGTACATAACATCCACCCTCTCCTTTCCTACTGATATCCTCCAGGCCTTCAGCGTCTGGTGAGAAGGCTGCACGACTGCGCTCCGTGGTGAGTGACGTCCTTCCCATTGATGTGCACCGCCAATGCCCTTTGACCCCAGGCGCTGTGCCGACCTGCGGGGCCGACTGCCTGGTGTCCTGCTTCTGCCTGGAGAGCGTGAGTCCAAACCTGGCGGCGTTCACGCGGGCTCTGGGGCACATGTCCTCGCTGCTGCGTCCGGGGGGGCACCTCCTGCTCATCGGCGCCCTGGGGGAGAGCTACTACCTGGGGGCGCCGGGGCTGCGGATCCCTGTAGTGCCCCTGGACGAGGTCCAGTTGTGTgccagcctgagagagagcggctaccagctgctgcagctcagCATCTACACCCTGCCGGCTGACATGAGTGTGGGCGTGGATGACGTGACTGGGGTGTTCTTCGTCAAAGCCAGAAAACCGTAGCCAGACCGTACACAATTTGTACTTCTTATCTGTGCAGGCGTAACAACTAAACACTGAGAGATATTATAAGGTGCAAGTTCTAGAACTGAGTTCTTAATTACAGTCTTAACATTACCTACTCTCCACATCCTTTGCCTCCTCCAGGAACCTTCCaacaccaaataaaaaaaatatttctttaccaaataaattgtatttatatagcgccaaaacaataaaattgtctcaaggcactttacagagcccacgGCCTGAatccccttagagcaagcacataTAATAAGCAATTATATAAAGCTTTCTTTTACaatatcaaataaacaaatatataaagcTTTCTTTTACAataccaaataaataaatatttcttcAAAGCAATTGTTTCAGCTACTCTGTTGTGTATCTATGCTGTTGACAATGAACTCTAACCTTATTCCCGAACCTGGTAAAAGAGATAAAAGCAATACTTGCACTATTGTCAATTACTATTGACAATGCAGGCATTTGCACCATAGAGGAATACATGACATTAACTGACCACATGCTAAGGAACACgagtttaaaaaaaacgtaCACAAAActtctgttttctgtgtgtgtgatgatgctTTGGGCTGGTGGTAAAAGGATGCGTTTGTGCATTCTCATTCCATCATGGTGGAACCAGTTTCTCAACTTGTCATCTTTTCTCAAGTGTCTTTTTATCATGTTTGAAGTCACTGTCAAGATCCAATTTGTTAAgcaatcaaaataaaaaaaaaagtggttaCATTTCCTCATGCTTTCTTATTTGTTGTGCTAACATTAGTCTGAGATTAGTCTCTGCTTGTCATATTATTCTACTGAAATGCaattatacacaaacacataaagtcCTCTCACAAAAAATGTCTGACCTCAGGTGAACGGGGAAACAAGAAACCTGCCAGTCCTTCTTGATGGGGGCagagtgtctgtctatgccaacGGACTGCACACGTTTGTGAAAACAGACTTTGGTCTGACTGTCGGTTATGATGGCCGGTGGGTGTTGGACATCACAGTGCCATCCAACTACAGTGGTGCCACATGTGGCCTGTGTGGAAACTTCAACGGCCTCCAGGGTGCCCACGTGGACCCCCAGCCAGCCAATgaattacaaataaatattcAAGGTACAatctgtgattctggcaaaaagGATGTTGATATAACACCATGCTCCCGAAGCCACACGttgattggttggtttgttCCCAGtttacagagtcaggactgtgtgtgagctccagagttgttttgagtgcacacacagaacagacaggtaGAGGGCTGTGAGGAATAATATGTGGAatttgactaaatgtgaatTGGATATGAATCAGGGACTGCACCAATCAGCTTTACAGCTGCAGTGTTGGTTAGAATCACGTACTTCACCTTTCAGCTTTACAGCTGCAGAGTTGATTATAAAGtctaaaaagtaaaaaagtaaaagTCAGTTTGGGGATCAGTTGTGGCTCTCAGCGCTGTAAGTGTTTTTCCCCCAATGACTTCTGCTGCACCCAGTCCTTTTGCCCCCCAACTCAGGAGTGTGTCAGAGATGGCCGCCGGGGTTGCTATGGTCAACTGTCAACCTGCACAGTCTGGGGAGACCCTCACTACATCACCTTCAATGGAGCTGTGGCTCACTTTCAGGTAGGATAGAGAGTAAAGACAGTTTCcagatgagtgtgtttgaactgCGAATCATGCAAGGTCCAATTGTACATATGCAGCAACAATATAACATTATGACTtccagtttgtatgtgtgtgtgagtgtgtgtgcaggcttttTGATcctttgtatatatttagtgcTGTCAGGGGTTGTACGTGTCagggtggctcagttgcttgcactgcttgcactgccgcctcacagcaagaaggtcatgggttcaattcccacatggggcgctgttggctctggggggcaggtcctccccagagtgcacagtgctcaagtgggctatctcccaggcctttctgtgtggagtttgcatgttctccccgtgttaacaaggggtttcctccactaagaaccccaacagaaaaaacatgcaaaacaacagaacacatgtccatccctgaccaaagatggacagttcacttcacttggtccccgggcgctacaagctgcccactgctcctggggggtccttgaggaaggacagtccaggatgggaaaaagcagaaaataaattcaccgcgacctcaggcttacctgcgtgtgtgtgtcctgtgttgcctccatatatgcacgtgtgtgtgttccagtgtgtcgtgtgtgccattaaaaacctgacaaaggtcttaattatgtAACCTAGCTAACCCTAGACTTTCTGATGAGCTATAGAGAAATACCATTTCCTTGCTATAGTAACATACTGCTGAGCATAGTGTATTgctgattgaaatattattatttttgttttgttattcttttgggGGAAATCTGAAATAAATATCACTGATATCTACATTATGACCCTGTGTTAGTgttgtcacgataccaaaattATGACTTCGATACAATACCTGCCATAAATATCATGATACCCAatacgataccacaaatacaatacgataccacaaatatgatacgataccacaaataTGATACGATACCACATATACAATACGATACCACAAATATGATACGATACTGGCATATTTATctataatagtaataaataaaacatctgtATGGTTCCCTTTTTTACCCGCTCAAGATCCACCCGCAGGCTCCACCAGCATGTAGCCTATTGCATTAATTGTGTTTCATTTGGTGCACTTTTGTGTGCATTCTGACCGCATGATCATATAGGCCACAGAAGTGAAATTGTAAGTTATTTTGCATTTATAGCGTTTTCTCTGTACAGattaattttgacaatgaattgggctacgttcttgcagccagATTGAAAGCTAAATCAACGTCTTAAACAAGGCTACATgcatgggcgtcgccacaatataacttgggggggtcacgtccccctcactttaaaaaaaaagtcgtttggacccccccacatttgacattaaaatattagtgcatgactggtctactagtccagcgttctttccattgctttacaatcaaatccgttccactttatcagtagcGGGAAtatagcctggatgccagacgaacttagccacgcccacaacatttttggtcgggaagttcggtctggtgtcgctccgttggggagaaactgtctcctcacaaaaatctctgaggagatagatagaccaatcaaattgtcagggccgGTTTtttacgatgatggacagatgatcaaccctaacgtaatcaaccacgtcaccaaagagcttttggggtgaattcgttttcaacaaacatggctgccgttggagagctgaaatgtggaaattcgagtctgttttagaagacattgacagcacattcattttgaaagaggaacagagaaacgcgatcaaggcatttgtcgatcgaaaagatgtttttgccgtccttcctacgggatccggtaaaagtttaatgtatcagctggccccatggtccacgttatggtcatactacgttgctctgattggttctagatatatccaattgagcgaagaggcattttttttcctggttcggttgaaacacgccccataatcacagcccaacggagcggtatcagactcatattctgactagaattatgagtatgacatcgtcaggctagcgggaatacccatagcaatagaaatccactccgcgttttcctggtttcctacatttacattacatttacatttagtcatttagcagacgcttttatccaaagcgacttacatatgtgcgacttacaatgtatacacattttacatttacactgatggcacactgcacatcaggagcaattaggggttcattgtcttgctcaaggacacttcgacagggaatcgaactagcaaccatctgatcactaaacgacttctctacctactgtaccactgtcgcccctacaCATCACGCACCAGATTCAACTTGCATACTCTTTGATTGAATCGTTGCGCTAGCTGTTCCACAGACAAGATAGAAGGAGGCttttttcgaggaagaggaaagtaagtcagagttgcccaagttttccctttagtggccaaagcacccttatgagacattctctggctataatagcattaagtcacaaagatccttctgcatCCTTCCTTACCCATTagtggaacagcatttgttgatttttttattctgcgactgaaatatgttgtgcttttggccgtgttcagacctaggcgtctgtttcaggcagaaagggatgaccaggatgtttttgttttaagtagctacaaaaaaaatgaaggtggtttattttttaacaaccgtgagctaatctggagttaacgttagctaacatgctagtttttctaacgactttttaaatcctccttttaaatattttgctctcattaaatagagaataaagtgccaaagttgtcagtgtcagtcctctgtgtattacaccaaaacattatcctggctatcaccagaccaagctcaatcttttttaagattgcagatcgggctgggtttacccagtctaccagaacataatagtagtcagtgattgcagaccatgccaactccaaggaaaaacaatgaaagagagagatcattttttatctaaaaacatggtaaatataccagaatgcgggaaattgcatctacatctttcaaattttttggggggagaacccccagaccccccgccaaaatatgtcccccccactctcaaaatgctgctgacgcccttGGCTACATGCAATAGGGTCATCCGATATCCCTTCGGCTAAcccagacctgggcaaagtgcggcccaagggctatttgcggcccgttggctgtccctgtgcggcccgtggaggtcaattgtaaattaggaatcaaacgtaaatacctgtacttattatacggctcttcagaatgttccaaaaagttccgttgatttgaatgggctaTCCCAACGTCGGCAGGTCTAtaaattcactgctgcgaaatatgtatgactgctgtcattggcaacgggttttgtgcttctaattcacatctttcatatcattccgcaacgcaagtagtccggtcatttaacgtagctgaaagtcattgaaacttgaagtcagaaggtgggttgcttcgcatttgcgtgaagaactgaacggcaacaaaatccttaaaaagaggtattttggagaaatgtcttctattgttttggcaagtaaccgtataataagcgggatattattttatttacgtaggcctacatccgtgcgtgtgggcgtgcctgcgaccatttgcgctgataaaaactgatattactattaatttgtaaacttttactattgcattgcaagcttgctctagtgtgtgtgtgtgtgtgggtgccatgtgtattgatcgtctgggaacacctttaatactgcaaaaacatgctcattttcaaaatcgtttaggtgaatgttgattaaataatgttggcgtttttactatgcctgcaccaattttttttgatagcctaaatgtaacatctactcttaccagtagcagttaatcaaaaccatacaatttaatgtttttttcttataaagagatacaacttatattgagcagaattgagttcagcctattggtccggccctccacaacagtcccactatctcatgtggccccttggggaaattaattgcccacccctgggCTAACCTATCcttaaaaaagggccttctgcaacgataaacacgacccgtactgatggaagattaaatgcataattttcagattatggcagttaaaATTACTAGTGTGAAAAATGCGGTTTCATcgtcaaaattctgtgatggggaaaattacttgtcgctaaactaggctaaggctacttGTGTTAGGCagtatatgggtgagcttgggggtgttcatgtttgcaatcacatttgctaacctgtcgttctttgaactctttGGAAAGTTCGGGGTGTGTGTCTAAGAGGTGCTTCGCCACATTAGACGTGTTGCCTCCCTTTGTCTGAGTCgctttaaaacatattttgcaGACTGGTCTCTGTGTCGGTGGGCTTTCCTTCACTATTTGCGATGTATTCGAAATAATTCCAGATAATTCCAGATTTCACTTCTGCCATCTTTTTTATcaacaagccgaggacggtcggcaAGGGCTCCTGAACTTGAGGTCATGTCTCCCCtgctgtctgtgagtgagggctgcctgctgtgtatgtgagaaCTAGCAGCCCCGCCcatgcagtcaatgcgtgcaggaaGCTTGACAAGGAGCAGAACAGTGAGGGCGCTCTGATTGCGcactattttaatgaagtatcGATACTAAAAATATAGTATTGTTTTTAACGTGAGGATACCGCGGTATCTTACTAGTATTGATACACCGTGCAACATTACCCTGTGTGTATAGAAAACACACAGTGTTCTTACAGGAGACAAGTATGACCGGTTGGATTCAGTGTCTTTATGACGTAATGTAGTGACACCCAGGGATTAATGGAAGGGCagacggatggatggacagatatATGGACAGATGTATTTAATGAGACACATTATTCACACATTGTGAAATATGATTGCTGAGGGGTTTCTGAATTAAATAGTTAAAGGGGGATTTATTTAAAGCTTTTTAAAATGGCTCCTTTGTGATGATCCAATGTGGGAAATAGCATGAGAAAGAGGCATAACACAGGGTAATAGTGGGATGTACAATGGATAGGCGGCAGAAGCACCTAATGACTACTTACTGAGTGCACATGTAATGATTTCATTAAGATGCTGTTGGCCGTGGGCCAGGTCAGGGGAAGGGCTGTCTCTATAATAAAAGaatgtggatctgtgtgtgggtgatgggAATTGCTGCAAAGCACCTGCCTCCTGTCATGAGACAAGCCAAGTTTCAAGTTCTTGGTATTATCAACTACAAATAAACAAGCAGCTGCTCACGTGACTTCAGGTAACTCAAAAAGGTGTGTTCAGTGATTGACATTAAGTATTACTTTCAAAATGTAAAATCTTTGAGCTCAACGTTCCAGTTGTTCACCCCGCAGCTAAGTACATAGCTAGCCGtaccaaccaaaccaaacaaaacaagcacacaaaaacaggcacaatatacaagacacaaagacaaagcacaAAGACACCGTGTCCACACAACTAGACACAAAGCCACTTCCTTCACTCCGGtaaacagggaagtgtttttgTCCTAATACCTCTGTCCGTGCTATCATAAACAGTCTCCCCTTCTCTAcacatgaggcaccctttaaatagggcacagccacttGGGCTTAATTAGCTCCAACATTGGATCCAGGtgagcccagccccaaccattATGGCGGTGGAGTTCAAcagtcttaaagggcaccatccctttttttggccacggtgaggagggggagaattcaccttctcagtCATACAAAAGAACTACAGTCAGAATGAGACAGAGCCCCCCTGGTGACAATGCTAGTAAAAGTATCATTGCATGGCAATGATCAATGGCAATTTACAGGCCTGACATACATTACACATCTGCAGACAAGCATGGGGATTTCTGTCTTTAATGTGAGGGGTGGACAATCATACCGTGAACTAAGTTTTAGACGTCTAAACCCGTGCAACGCCTTTAAGTGATTTAAAGTCCTGGTTGTGCACTATGCAGTGTAATGCCTTTAAGTGATTTAAATTCCTGTTTGTGCACTTTGCAGTGTAATGCCTTTAGGTGATTTAAAGTCCTGTTTGTGCACTATGCAGTGTAATGCCTTTAAGTGATGTAAAGTCCTGTTTGTGCACTATGCAGTGCCCTGAGAAACAGATCAACAGAGAGGCTGACTCACACTAGAATCATTCTGACGGCATAGCAGCTTCATAACTATAGATGTCTTTATGTACCTTGCTATAGCTTAGTCTTCTCCAGCTAATCACAGGGGAGGCAGCGGATATCCAGCTACAGACACAAAAGTACACCATAGATCTCTACTCAACGTTCCATTCTCCTCATAGTGGAACACAGACGTATACTCAACGTTCCATTCTCCTCATAGTGGAACACAGACGTATACTCAACGTTCCATTCTCCTCATAGTGGAACACAGATGTATACTCAACGTTCC is a genomic window of Clupea harengus chromosome 1, Ch_v2.0.2, whole genome shotgun sequence containing:
- the LOC105896459 gene encoding phenylethanolamine N-methyltransferase, whose product is MAGEGKEEVPVELREQPRRGEDNEAAVDAMRACYRGFDPVAYLQFNYTPPRADFQRADSIVPWKLTCLHRAFTEGDVGGEVLVDVGSGPTLYQVMSGCEVFGRVVLTDFLEVNRRELQRWLKDGTSSLDWTPYLEYVCKLEGRRPSASGEKAARLRSVVSDVLPIDVHRQCPLTPGAVPTCGADCLVSCFCLESVSPNLAAFTRALGHMSSLLRPGGHLLLIGALGESYYLGAPGLRIPVVPLDEVQLCASLRESGYQLLQLSIYTLPADMSVGVDDVTGVFFVKARKP